A window of Cohnella herbarum contains these coding sequences:
- a CDS encoding S-layer homology domain-containing protein — protein sequence MLNSKKIMILMLIAALLVGMGGLPRKTQAAPPAPLGGEYAFGAPTGLTVDEDGYLYVADTDKHAVFVIGTNGKLVRTIGTPGVSGADATHLYMPKGIAISGNGAAKRIYVLDAGNVRIQIFNGDGSYYATWSIPLPLDFGVNDIAIGNGKVYVTSQNYTIHVFDIATATYDASLSKRDAYISPLFESRRPMSITVGADGKLIVAATMPQAVGAPASTVESKIYVLNSDLTMNSSSGNLIVGVAGVQSDANGTLYTTESNGYVVRISDSAFSLGTAGVSGDDASHFMYPYSTAVDLANGILYVSDMTAKKVKVFKRSDGSYIKSYPLPPVFTVGDGSTGNPYQITNADQLNAVSDYSDKHFIVMNDIDLNVAPYNAGAGWQPIGSYDSDPLNSKPFTGTFDGNGKTISGLTIKSNKHYLGLFGYVKNANIKNVKLTEVDINVGSDAGNAGNAGAGALVGGADHSNIDNVSAKGFVISGDRTGGLLGSLTNGSTLTRASAEVALPLPRNGAFNPADYQNPPPILLDGFGNAVNYDYRGGLVGYVEGTAASPVTIKGAKATGAPHLAMDPILEGGSYLGGLVGYGRYVDIDMLSLTNEGLTYASGRVIGYNQGNPVQKFSVNVGGFAGQLEDSTVKRSYAGGGVANSGVLVTLSVEGFDKVGGFVGSSLNSSFEDVYAVSYVYGEYEAAGFAYEATNTTIDRAYAASYVNQGENEWYGFGPGGISGTEIYYDKTRVTGTDTGSGVGKLTADLKSYSTFDANNGWNVSTLWKIDADFNGGYPMFGSGAVPAPVFPSAPTAQPGTAIGSTSFTFNSHVTPAAGNHLVVKVSPSAIATPNVGDAAPAEAGVIDPYTSGNDITGVDATTNKYVGVYEVNGSGGIVRFTQIVLTSNDIKPVTPPSGLIDPTKTYEWEQLGSELPGGQAGNQGVSTYFDNGVPYVALLESVNVGGAWKRDLNVYKYVNNQWETIGNKEDLVLKEKSPGTNVIKLVEYVSLVVKDGTPYVAYAPLGGEMLAKYFDDATDEWVEAPFGTETSTNGAYMNMIVGPDRAIYLAYRESDLGNGVLRVKKYENETWSDVGNAPLEANGGYSPTLAFHDNKLRVIYSMNGGGLILATWNGTAWSKSDLESKITLFPSIVWTEQGEEIYNYIGENPPFLFGHFVSGSSTALADTGFGGSFLFATSVVRHNDELFIPLNDGTIKKSDGTSVLDGNWSDLSNVPEFADNPLGLKNGLHIDGNTLYIAYTEGNKFVLKKLVEAGGSGGAVDAVAPTITAQPSGKTARVNDTVTLSVTANASDGGTLSYQWFKSETAGGNGIAVPGATSSTYDVPTSTIGTANYFVEVTNTNDNATGTKTAKVQSANATVEVTATSSNPGPSGPSGPKKEQIMVDVATGDGEVIAKTPVERTTHPDGTVKDNVTLTPERAQETIDQLEKKANKTARIIIPDKEDKVSQTDVNVPASAVKKLADGKANLEIDTNGVRVLIPYESLEGFNEDLYFRFIPVKKEDERRQVEERAKKEEMVRAIAKTLDVSVLGRPMTIETNMQSRPVTLVMPLTGALPTNAADRQAVLDNLVIFAEHSDGTKELIRGEIITNKDGTLGVRFNVNKFSTFTMVTMKGWKEHLAALQSEEAENNGRTGTHKPYILGLPDGSFGPEKEVSRAQMATMLVRNLGAEYKGNGTLSFADVVAKHWAFKEIESANTLGLMTGYSNGSFGAEDSITRAQMAMIVDRWMKRQGKPAASDANAASFTDVSGNHWAYAAIRNAQSYGIMEGYKDHSFRPEQKLTRAEAVKVLNRLFERGPLYGVDKPTFRDVPQTYWAYNEVEEAAQEHQWAIDDKGQEMKK from the coding sequence GTGTTAAACAGCAAAAAAATAATGATCCTGATGTTGATTGCAGCACTTCTTGTTGGTATGGGAGGACTCCCCCGGAAGACGCAAGCGGCGCCGCCGGCACCGTTGGGAGGAGAATACGCATTTGGTGCGCCTACCGGTTTAACCGTCGATGAAGATGGATATTTGTACGTAGCGGATACAGACAAACATGCCGTATTCGTTATCGGCACTAACGGTAAACTCGTCCGTACGATCGGTACGCCGGGAGTGTCGGGAGCGGATGCTACTCATCTCTATATGCCGAAAGGAATAGCCATTAGCGGAAACGGGGCAGCCAAACGGATTTACGTACTGGATGCAGGTAATGTGAGAATACAAATATTCAATGGAGACGGTTCATACTACGCAACTTGGAGTATTCCGCTACCACTTGATTTCGGTGTAAACGATATTGCGATTGGAAACGGGAAGGTCTACGTTACATCGCAAAATTATACGATCCATGTATTTGATATCGCTACTGCGACATATGACGCCAGTCTCAGTAAACGCGATGCGTACATAAGTCCTCTTTTTGAAAGTCGTCGTCCAATGAGCATTACAGTAGGAGCGGACGGGAAGTTGATTGTGGCTGCGACTATGCCACAGGCGGTTGGTGCTCCCGCTTCGACGGTTGAAAGTAAAATCTATGTTTTGAACAGTGATCTAACGATGAACAGTTCTAGCGGTAATCTCATTGTTGGAGTGGCTGGAGTTCAGAGTGATGCCAATGGGACTCTATATACTACGGAGAGCAATGGATATGTTGTGCGAATCTCTGATAGTGCGTTTAGTTTGGGTACGGCAGGTGTGTCAGGAGATGATGCCAGTCATTTCATGTATCCGTACTCTACGGCAGTAGATCTTGCTAATGGAATCCTCTATGTCTCGGATATGACTGCCAAGAAAGTAAAAGTATTTAAAAGATCCGATGGCAGCTATATCAAATCGTATCCATTACCTCCCGTATTTACAGTCGGGGATGGATCGACGGGTAATCCGTATCAAATCACGAATGCGGATCAATTGAATGCCGTGAGCGATTATTCGGACAAGCATTTTATCGTCATGAACGATATCGATCTGAATGTCGCTCCATATAACGCAGGTGCAGGTTGGCAACCGATTGGCTCCTATGATAGCGACCCGCTCAATAGCAAACCTTTTACGGGAACGTTCGATGGTAATGGGAAAACCATTAGCGGACTGACGATCAAGTCCAACAAGCACTATTTGGGTCTATTCGGGTACGTTAAAAATGCGAATATCAAAAACGTGAAGCTGACCGAAGTAGACATCAACGTAGGCTCCGACGCCGGTAATGCCGGCAATGCAGGCGCTGGCGCCCTCGTGGGCGGAGCCGATCATTCTAACATCGATAACGTCAGCGCGAAAGGATTCGTCATTAGCGGCGATCGAACAGGCGGACTCCTTGGATCTCTAACAAACGGTTCTACGCTAACAAGAGCAAGCGCCGAAGTGGCGCTGCCTCTGCCCAGGAACGGAGCCTTCAATCCTGCCGACTATCAGAATCCTCCTCCGATTTTGTTGGATGGGTTCGGGAACGCGGTGAATTATGATTATCGCGGCGGACTCGTCGGCTACGTGGAAGGTACGGCGGCCTCGCCCGTGACGATTAAAGGCGCCAAAGCTACGGGTGCGCCTCATTTGGCTATGGACCCAATCTTGGAAGGGGGCAGTTATCTCGGCGGGCTCGTCGGTTATGGAAGATACGTAGATATCGACATGTTGTCCTTAACCAACGAGGGGCTGACGTATGCCAGCGGGCGCGTCATCGGGTACAACCAAGGCAACCCTGTCCAAAAATTCTCGGTTAACGTAGGCGGTTTTGCCGGGCAGCTTGAAGATTCGACGGTTAAGAGATCGTATGCGGGCGGCGGGGTAGCCAATAGCGGTGTTCTGGTAACTCTATCCGTCGAGGGATTTGACAAGGTAGGCGGCTTTGTCGGCAGCTCGCTAAATTCTTCATTCGAAGATGTCTACGCCGTAAGTTATGTGTATGGCGAGTATGAGGCCGCGGGGTTTGCGTATGAAGCGACGAATACGACGATTGATCGAGCCTATGCCGCAAGTTATGTTAATCAAGGCGAAAACGAATGGTATGGATTTGGACCGGGCGGGATTTCCGGAACGGAGATCTATTATGACAAGACCCGCGTGACGGGCACGGATACCGGTTCGGGCGTAGGGAAACTTACCGCCGATCTGAAGAGCTATAGCACATTCGACGCCAATAACGGTTGGAACGTCAGCACGCTATGGAAGATCGATGCGGATTTTAACGGCGGCTATCCGATGTTCGGTTCTGGTGCGGTACCTGCACCTGTATTCCCGTCTGCTCCAACGGCCCAGCCTGGAACGGCGATAGGGTCGACGAGCTTTACCTTCAATTCTCATGTCACTCCTGCTGCAGGCAATCATCTCGTAGTCAAGGTATCGCCTAGCGCGATCGCTACGCCAAACGTTGGGGATGCCGCGCCTGCCGAAGCAGGCGTGATCGATCCTTATACGAGCGGCAACGATATTACCGGCGTCGATGCGACGACGAACAAATATGTCGGCGTATACGAAGTGAACGGTAGCGGCGGGATCGTAAGGTTTACGCAAATCGTACTAACAAGCAATGACATTAAGCCAGTCACGCCTCCATCCGGGCTCATAGACCCAACGAAAACCTACGAGTGGGAGCAATTGGGCAGCGAATTGCCGGGCGGACAAGCCGGCAACCAAGGCGTCAGCACCTATTTCGATAACGGCGTTCCCTATGTTGCTCTTTTGGAAAGCGTTAATGTAGGCGGTGCCTGGAAACGCGATTTAAACGTTTATAAATACGTAAACAATCAGTGGGAGACAATCGGCAATAAGGAAGATCTCGTACTCAAAGAAAAATCTCCCGGGACTAATGTAATAAAATTAGTCGAATACGTGTCTCTCGTCGTGAAGGACGGAACGCCATATGTAGCCTACGCTCCGCTTGGCGGAGAAATGCTTGCGAAGTACTTTGACGATGCAACGGATGAATGGGTAGAAGCGCCGTTCGGTACGGAGACGTCCACGAACGGAGCTTACATGAATATGATCGTCGGTCCGGATCGGGCGATTTACTTGGCTTATCGCGAGAGCGATCTTGGCAACGGCGTATTACGCGTTAAGAAATACGAGAATGAAACCTGGAGCGATGTAGGAAACGCTCCGCTCGAAGCGAACGGCGGATATTCCCCTACGCTCGCATTCCACGATAATAAGCTGCGGGTCATTTACTCCATGAATGGAGGAGGATTGATATTAGCGACATGGAACGGCACGGCTTGGTCGAAGTCGGATTTGGAATCCAAGATCACGCTCTTCCCTTCTATCGTATGGACGGAGCAGGGAGAGGAAATCTACAATTACATCGGCGAGAATCCTCCCTTTTTATTTGGTCATTTCGTTAGCGGCAGCAGTACGGCATTAGCGGATACCGGATTCGGAGGCTCATTCCTGTTCGCTACATCCGTGGTAAGGCATAACGATGAACTGTTTATCCCCTTGAATGACGGTACGATAAAAAAATCCGACGGAACGAGCGTGTTAGACGGAAATTGGAGCGATCTATCCAACGTTCCCGAATTCGCGGACAATCCGTTAGGACTGAAGAACGGTCTGCATATCGACGGCAATACCCTCTATATCGCTTATACGGAAGGGAATAAGTTCGTTCTTAAAAAGCTCGTCGAGGCGGGCGGTTCCGGTGGTGCGGTCGACGCGGTCGCGCCGACCATTACCGCGCAGCCAAGCGGTAAAACGGCTAGGGTAAACGATACGGTTACCTTAAGCGTAACCGCGAACGCTAGCGACGGAGGAACGCTGTCGTATCAGTGGTTCAAAAGCGAAACGGCAGGCGGTAACGGCATCGCTGTCCCCGGAGCCACAAGCAGTACCTACGACGTACCGACGAGTACGATCGGTACAGCCAACTACTTCGTAGAAGTGACGAATACGAACGACAACGCGACGGGGACGAAAACCGCCAAAGTGCAAAGCGCGAATGCGACGGTAGAGGTAACAGCCACCTCGTCGAACCCAGGCCCCTCGGGGCCAAGCGGACCAAAGAAAGAACAAATCATGGTCGATGTGGCAACGGGCGATGGCGAAGTGATCGCGAAGACGCCGGTCGAACGTACGACGCATCCGGATGGTACCGTGAAGGATAACGTCACCCTTACGCCGGAACGAGCACAAGAAACGATCGATCAATTAGAGAAGAAAGCTAACAAAACGGCACGTATTATCATTCCGGATAAAGAGGACAAGGTATCGCAAACCGATGTTAATGTGCCGGCCAGCGCAGTTAAAAAACTCGCAGACGGGAAGGCGAACCTGGAAATCGATACGAACGGCGTACGCGTGCTCATTCCTTATGAATCGCTCGAAGGCTTTAACGAGGATCTCTACTTCCGCTTCATCCCGGTGAAGAAGGAAGATGAACGTCGCCAGGTCGAGGAACGCGCCAAGAAGGAAGAGATGGTACGCGCCATCGCCAAGACGCTGGATGTCAGCGTACTTGGCAGACCGATGACGATCGAGACGAATATGCAGAGCCGTCCGGTGACGCTCGTCATGCCGTTAACCGGCGCATTGCCGACGAATGCGGCGGATCGTCAAGCGGTACTCGACAATCTCGTGATCTTCGCCGAGCATAGCGACGGTACGAAGGAGCTTATTCGCGGCGAGATTATCACGAACAAGGACGGTACGCTCGGCGTACGATTCAACGTCAACAAATTCAGTACGTTTACGATGGTGACCATGAAGGGCTGGAAGGAACACCTTGCGGCCCTGCAATCCGAAGAAGCTGAGAACAATGGACGGACAGGCACGCACAAGCCGTACATTCTCGGACTTCCCGACGGAAGCTTCGGACCGGAGAAGGAAGTAAGCCGCGCGCAGATGGCGACGATGCTCGTGCGCAACTTAGGCGCGGAGTACAAAGGAAACGGCACGCTGTCTTTTGCCGATGTGGTTGCAAAGCACTGGGCGTTCAAGGAAATCGAGAGCGCGAATACGCTCGGACTTATGACAGGCTATTCGAACGGAAGCTTCGGCGCGGAAGATAGCATCACGCGCGCGCAGATGGCGATGATCGTGGATCGCTGGATGAAGCGACAAGGAAAACCGGCAGCAAGCGATGCGAATGCAGCGAGCTTTACCGACGTTTCCGGCAACCACTGGGCTTACGCGGCTATTAGAAACGCGCAAAGCTACGGGATCATGGAAGGCTACAAGGATCATAGCTTTAGACCGGAGCAAAAGCTCACGCGTGCAGAAGCGGTTAAAGTCTTGAATCGTCTGTTCGAGCGCGGACCTCTTTACGGCGTAGATAAGCCGACCTTCCGCGACGTGCCGCAAACGTATTGGGCTTATAACGAAGTCGAGGAAGCGGCGCAAGAACACCAATGGGCGATCGACGATAAAGGGCAAGAGATGAAGAAATAG